The following are encoded in a window of Funiculus sociatus GB2-C1 genomic DNA:
- a CDS encoding photosystem II protein D1, producing HERNAHNFPLDLAAGESTPVALVAPSING from the coding sequence TGCACGAGCGTAACGCTCACAACTTCCCTCTCGACTTGGCAGCAGGTGAGTCCACCCCAGTTGCTCTGGTTGCTCCTAGCATCAATGGTTAA